A genome region from Danio aesculapii chromosome 2, fDanAes4.1, whole genome shotgun sequence includes the following:
- the si:dkeyp-94g1.1 gene encoding macrophage mannose receptor 1, whose protein sequence is MTSGLYRDYYFINGRLSWPEAQSYCRAKYTDLATVESMDDVNRLVSSVGAGYSGSVWIGLKRVTQKRWGWSYGDDTIAQYTAWQNGEPSSTNECGFLAYGNWRTYKCSDLIYFACYNGTGYTMLTMWMNWTDAQSYCRQHYIDLPTIHNSAELTQINSAVSFSAWLWIGLFKDSWEWSDKWDWFFRFWAAGQPSQSAGSGDCAGMSLTKSGKWASYSCSLQQPFICYGGTTFPYIYQYMNESMTWQDAQSYCRARFTDLATVDTMDDLNSLINTVDPAYSGSVWIGLQNGAEKRWIWSMGNGVLSNYSFWNPGEPNGDGDCVFSTYGNWSDESCSTVLPFLCFNDSTGFTIINTALTWRDAQSYCRQYHTDLASINSVEQQQMISTQSSLWIGLFLDSWGWSDQGNHSFRYWAPDQPPLSSVSGDCAGLSTADSGKWAQYSCNLQQNFICYGDDRFIKKQIVQIKLSCKDKCTLNDPTIQTVFLNEINEKLRSLGLESEGKISWKQSEDEEVFHEETILPIN, encoded by the exons ATGACTTCTGGGCTTTATCGAGATTACTACTTTATAAATGGAAGATTGTCATGGCCAGAGGCTCAGAGTTACTGCAGAGCGAAGTACACTGATCTGGCTACTGTAGAGAGCATGGATGATGTGAACAGGCTGGTAAGTTCAGTGGGTGCTGGATACAGTGGATCAGTGTGGATTGGACTGAAGAGGGTAACACAGAAACGTTGGGGCTGGTCTTATGGAGATGACACAATCGCACAGTACACTGCTTGGCAAAATGGAGAACCATCGAGTACAAATGAATGTGGCTTCTTGGCTTACGGAAACTGGCGTACTTATAAATGCTCAGATTTGATTTACTTTGCATGCTACAATG GCACTGGATACACCATGTTAACTATGTGGATGAATTGGACCGATGCTCAAAGCTACTGCAGACAGCATTACATAGACCTGCCCACAATCCACAACTCTGCAGAACTGACGCAGATAAACAGTGCCGTTTCATTTAGTGCGTGGCTTTGGATTGGTCTGTTCAAGGACTCCTGGGAATGGTCTGACAAATGGGACTGGTTCTTCAGATTCTGGGCAGCAGGTCAACCATCCCAGAGTgcaggatctggtgactgtgccgGCATGTCATTGACTAAATCTGGCAAATGGGCTTCATACAGCTGTAGCCTACAGCAGCCTTTTATCTGCTATGGAG GCACAACGTTTCCTTACATCTACCAGTACATGAATGAAAGCATGACATGGCAAGATGCTCAGAGTTATTGCAGGGCGAGATTCACTGATCTGGCTACTGTAGACACCATGGATGATTTGAACAGTCTGATAAATACAGTGGATCCTGCATACAGTGGTTCAGTGTGGATAGGTCTCCAAAATGGAGCAGAAAAACGCTGGATCTGGTCTATGGGCAATGGCGTACTGTCCAACTACAGTTTCTGGAATCCAGGAGAACCGAATGGAGATGGGGATTGTGTGTTCAGTACTTATGGAAACTGGTCTGATGAGAGCTGCAGCACTGTTCTCCCATTTTTGTGTTTCAATG ACAGCACTGGGTTTACAATTATTAATACTGCTCTGACATGGAGAGATGCCCAGAGTTACTGCAGACAATACCACACTGATCTGGCGAGTATCAACAGCGTAGAGCAGCAGCAAATGATCAGTACTCAGTCATCGCTCTGGATCGGCCTTTTCCTCGACTCTTGGGGGTGGTCTGATCAGGGTAATCACAGTTTCAGATACTGGGCTCCTGATCAACCACCCCTAAGTTCAGTATCTGGTGACTGTGCCGGTCTGTCGACAGCTGATTCTGGGAAATGGGCTCAATACAGCTGTAATTTACAACAGAATTTTATCTGCTACGGAG ATGACAGGTTCATTAAAAAACAGATTGTTCAAATAAAATTGTCCTGTAAAGATAAATGCACACTGAATGACCCCACAATACAGACAGTCTTTCTAAATGAG ATTAATGAGAAGCTGAGGAGCTTGGGACTGGAAAGTGAGGGCAAAATAAGCTGGAAACAGAGTGAAGATGAAGAGGTGTTTCACGAGGAGACTATCCtgccaattaattaa